One window from the genome of Pyxicephalus adspersus chromosome 6, UCB_Pads_2.0, whole genome shotgun sequence encodes:
- the POLE gene encoding DNA polymerase epsilon catalytic subunit A, whose translation MVLQNSGKYRAEPRGDGDNQQEDFSSGSAAKRLERSQWTDKIDAQYGFERIREPGEKTGWLLNMHPTEILDEDKRLVSAVDYYFIQEDGSRFKVALPYKPYFYVATKKGCEREVSSFLSKKFQGKLGKLETIAKEDLDLPNHLVGLKRNYIKLSFHSVDDLIKVRKEISPAVRKNKERDNASDTYTTMLSSAFTGNNMAPEEEGPSKKISDQMENLIDMREYDVPYHVRLSIDLKIHVAHWYNVRYRGSSSPPEITRRDDLVERPDPVVLAFDIETTKLPLKFPDAETDQIMMISYMIDGQGYLITNREIVSEDIEDFEFTPKPEYEGPFCIFNEPDEAHLIQRWFEHIQETKPNIIVTYNGDFFDWPFVETRATIHGMSMLQEIGFQKDSQGEYKSPSCIHMDCLRWVKRDSYLPVGSHNLKAAAKAKLGYDPVELDPEEMCRMATEEPQVLATYSVSDAVATYYMYMKYVHPFIFALCTIIPMEPDEVLRKGSGTLCEALLMVQAYHANIVFPNKQEAVFNKLTGDGHVLDSETYVGGHVEALESGVFRSDIPCRFKMNPAAFDFLLQRVELTLRHAIEEEEKIPLDQVTNFQEVCDEIKKKLTSLKEVPNRIECPLIYHLDVGAMYPNIILTNRLQPSAMVDEATCAACDFNKPGATCQRRMTWKWRGEFMPASRSEYHRIQQQLESEKFPPLFPGNPPRAFHELNREEQAKYEKKRLADYCRKAYKKIHITRLEDRVTTICQRENSFYVDTVRAFRDRRYEFKGLHKVWKKKLSAAMESGDAAEVKRCKNMEILYESLQLAHKCILNSFYGYVMRKGARWYSMEMAGIVCYTGANIITQARELVEQIGRPLELDTDGIWCVLPNSFPENFVIKSANAKKPKVTISYPGAMLNILVKEGFTNHQYQELVDPANLTYVTRSENSIFFEVDGPYLAMILPASKEEGKKLKKRYAVFNEDGSLAELKGFEVKRRGELQLIKIFQSSVFEAFLKGSTLEEVYASVAKVADYWLDVLYSKAANMPDSELFELISENRSMSRRLEDYGEQKSTSISTAKRLAEFLGDQMVKDAGLSCRYVISRKPEGSPVTERAIPLAIFQAEVGVKRHYLRKWLKNPSLQDLDIRSILDWDYYIERLGSAIQKIITIPAALQQVKNPVPRVRHPDWLHKKLLEKNDIYKQKRINELFTVEGKKQVTAQIQEQDPSQTPDIEDFGVGKRLQPAIPISTKRKRIPTTEESQGDSQDVALTQSWREVLGPPPPLGTTKEERLLWLRYHKKKWEIQARQRKERQKKRRLEDGDAAPGAGGIVRETQAAGLGNFLRRTARSILDMPWQIVQIGDSSQPGIYRLWAVIGSDLHCIKINIPRVFLVNQRVPKTEEGAVYRKVNRILPRSNPVYHLYEYSVPEDMYQEHINEINADLSAPDIEGVYETQVPLLLRAVIQLGCVCMVNRQMVRHYSGRETDTFELDCLEMKSLAQYSYLEPGSIRHIYLYHNSQGHKALFGLFIPSQRKAAVFVVDTVRSNQMPNLGNMYTSEHTAMQEKVDPELLPPEKHVFEVRAETDLKTVYRAIQRLLLGYKDERRGPTLIAVQSNWPLKRLTSGMPVLEEFPLVPVRVTDDINYNVLDWQRHGARRMIRHYLNLDSCLSQAFEMARYYHLPVGNLPDDVSTFGSDLFFARHLKRHNHLLWLSPGPRPDLGGKEADDNRLVMEFDERASVEINNPGCYNTVCVELDIQSLAVNSILQSHHINDLEGAGSIGISFDVLQQASLEDMVTGNQATAVASYDETALCSNTFRILKSMVVGWVKEITQFHNVYADNQVMHFYRWLRTPSSLLYDPALHRTLHNMMKKLFLQLVAEFKRLGSSVVYANFNRIILCTKKRRVEDAIAYVEYITQSIHSKEIFHSLTISFSRCWEFLLWMDPANYGGIKGKLPSSVHYGESKKKKKSQDNEEEGSDEEDEEEETDDHSDNEQPEDQVEESLENSWNIVQYLPQAASCQSYFLMIISAYIVAVYHSMREEMRRNAPGSTPIKRRQNSQVSQEVVGETGSMPGLITFSQDYVANELTQNLFTITQKIQKKVTGTRHVTEPSEMFPVLPGSHLPLNNPALEFIKYVCEVLSLDSNITNQVNKLKRDLLRLIDVGEFSEDAQFKDPCRSYILPEIICRNCNFCRDLDLCKDPLLSQDGSVLPQWVCSNCQAEYDSDCIEMSLVEALQKKMMAFMLQDLVCMKCNGVKEANMPVYCICAGDFGLTISIKALKEQVDAFHNIAQHYQMQHLLETINWLMQQNSHLSK comes from the exons ACAGAAATTCTGGATGAGGACAAACGTCTAGTAAGTGCTGTGGATTATTACTTCATACAAGAAGATGGAAGCAGATTTAAG GTTGCTTTACCATACAAGCCTTATTTTTATGTGGCAACAAAGAAG GGTTGTGAGCGGGAAGTCTCATCCTTTCTTTCAAAGAAGTTCCAGGGAAAACTGGGAAAACTAGAGACTATTGCCAAGGAAGATTTGGATTTG CCAAATCATCTAGTTGGACTAAAAAGAAACTATATCAAGCTGTCATTCCATTCTGTGGATGACCTAATAAAAGTCAGAAAAGAGATCTCACCAGCTGTGCGGAAGAATAAAGAGAGGGATAATGCCAGCGACACATACACAACCATGCTTTCTAG TGCTTTTACTGGAAACAACATGGCCCCTGAAGAAGAAGGCCCATCTAAAAAGATATCTGATCAGATGGAAAACCTAATAGATATGCGAGAATATGATGTCCCCTACCATGTACGCCTTTCTATAGATCTTAAAATACATGTG GCTCATTGGTACAATGTGCGGTATCGTGGAAGTTCTTCACCCCCAGAGATCACAAGGCGAGATGATCTTGTAGAAAGGCCG GATCCTGTGGTTTTAGCATTTGATATTGAAACCACAAAACTACCTCTAAAGTTCCCGGATGCTGAAACTGACCAAATTATGATGATCTCCTATATGATTGACGGGCAG ggatatttaattacaaacagGGAGATTGTATCTGAAGATATTGAAGACTTTGAGTTCACCCCAAAACCAGAATATGAGGGTCCATTCTGTATCTTTAATGAACCAGACGAG gcaCACCTTATACAACGTTGGTTTGAGCATATTCAGGAAACAAAGCCAAATATAATCGTAACTTACAATGGGGATTTTTTTGACTG gccTTTTGTGGAGACTCGGGCTACTATTCATGGCATGAGTATGCTTCAAGAGATTGGCTttcagaaggatagtcaaggggAGTACAAGTCCCCATCATGTATCCACATGGATTGTCTCAG GTGGGTAAAGAGAGACAGTTATTTGCCTGTTGGAAGCCATAATCTGAAGGCAGCTGCAAAAGCAAAACTTGGTTATGACCCAGTTGAGCTGGACCCAGAAGAGATGTGTCGGATGGCAACAGAGGAGCCCCAG GTGCTAGCCACATACTCTGTGTCTGATGCTGTTGCAACATATTACATGTACATGAAGTATGTCCATCCCTTCATCTTTGCTCTTTGCACAATTATTCCTATGGAGCCTGATGAG GTGTTGAGGAAAGGTTCTGGAACCCTCTGTGAAGCGTTGTTGATGGTCCAGGCTTACCATGCTAACATTGTCTTCCCCAACAAACAAGAGGCAGTATTTAATAAGTTGACAGGTGATGGACATGTATTGGACTCTGAAACTTATGTGGGTGGCCATGTGGAGGCTCTTGAGTCTGGAGTATTCCGCAGTGATATTCCCTGCCGCTTCAAAATG AATCCAGCAGCTTTTGACTTCCTGCTTCAGCGTGTGGAACTAACACTGCGTCATGCCattgaagaggaggagaagataCCTCTTGATCAAGTCACAAACTTCCAGGAG GTCTGTGATGAAATTAAGAAGAAACTAACCTCTCTCAAAGAGGTTCCAAATAGAATTGAATGTCCCCTTATTTACCATCTTGATGTGGGAGCTATGTATCCCAACATTATCCTCACCAATCGTCTACAG CCTTCTGCTATGGTTGATGAAGCAACATGTGCTGCTTGTGACTTCAACAAACCTGGAGCTACCTGTCAGAGGCGAATGACATGGAAATGGAGAGGGGAATTTA TGCCAGCCAGTCGCAGTGAGTATCATCGGATACAGCAGCAGTTAGAATCCGAAAAGTTCCCTCCACTCTTCCCTGGAAACCCACCTAGAGCTTTTCATGAGCTTAACAGAGAGGAGCAGGCCAAATATGAGAAGAAGCGGCTTGCAG ATTATTGCAGGAAAGCCTACAAAAAGATCCATATCACAAGACTGGAAGATCGTGTAACCACCATTTGCCAGCGGGAGAACTCCTTCTATGTTGATACTGTACGAGCTTTTAGAGACCGCAGATATGAGTTCAAGGGATTGCACAAG GTGTGGAAGAAGAAATTGTCTGCTGCAATGGAAAGTGGAGATGCTGCTGAAGTGAAGAGATGCAAGAACATGGAGATACTTTATGAATCACTACAGTTGGctcacaaatgtattttgaactCTTTTTATGGATATGTCATGCGCAAAGg GGCTCGATGGTACTCTATGGAAATGGCGGGTATTGTGTGCTATACAGGGGCTAACATTATCACACAGGCTCGAGAGCTAGTTGAACAGATTGG GAGACCCCTTGAGCTGGACACAGATGGAATCTGGTGTGTTTTGCCAAACAGTTTTCCTGAGAACTTTGTCATTAAATCCGCAAATGCCAAAAAGCCAAAAGTGACAATATCCTACCCTGGGGCTATGCTCAATATCTTGGTGAAG GAAGGATTTACAAACCATCAGTACCAGGAACTTGTTGATCCAGCTAATCTAACATATGTAACTCGTTCAGAAAACAGCATTTTCTTTGAGGTTGATGGACCTTATCTAGCCATGATCCTTCCAGCTTCAAAAGAGGAGGGGAAAAAGCTAAAGAAGAG ATATGCTGTGTTTAATGAGGATGGCTCACTTGCTGAGCTCAAAGGTTTTGAGGTGAAACGTCGAGGTGAGCTGCAGCTAATCAAGATCTTCCAATCTTCTGTATTCGAGGCTTTCCTGAAAGGAAGCACTCTGGAGGAGGTTTATGCATCAGTAGCTAAAGTTGCAGATTACTGGTTGGATGTTCTGTATAGCAAG gccgcCAACATGCCAGACTCAGAGTTGTTTGAGCTGATCTCTGAAAATCGCTCTATGTCCAGACGCCTAGAGGATTATGGAGAGCAAAAATCCACTTCTATCAGTACTGCCAAACGTCTAGCTGAGTTTTTAGGAGACCAGATGGTAAAAGATGCAGGACTTAGTTGTCGTTATGTTATATCTCGCAAACCTGAAGGGTCTCCTGTTACAGAgag AGCCATTCCACTTGCAATCTTTCAAGCTGAGGTAGGAGTGAAGAGACATTACCTGCGCAAATGGCTGAAAAACCCATCTTTACAAGACCTGGATATTCGTTCG ATTTTAGACTGGGACTACTACATTGAGCGACTGGGTAGTGCTATTCAGAAGATCATTACTATTCCTGCAGCATTACAACAG GTGAAGAATCCTGTTCCACGTGTGAGACACCCAGACTGGCTACATAAGAAGTTGCTTGAGAAGAATGACATCTACAAGCAAAAACGAATTAATGAATTGTTTACTGTTGAGGGAAAGAAACAG gTCACAGCACAGATCCAGGAGCAAGATCCCTCTCAAACGCCAGACATTGAAGATTTTGGTGTAGGTAAACGCCTCCAGCCTGCCATTCCTataagtacaaaaagaaaacgTATACCAACAACTGAGGAGAGCCAGGGTGACTCCCAGGATGTTGCACTTACACAGTCTTGGAGAGAGGTTCTGGGTCCTCCTCCGCCTCTGGGTACTACAAAA gaAGAGAGACTTCTTTGGTTGCGTTACCACAAGAAAAAGTGGGAGATACAGGCACGTCAGCGCAAAGAGCGCCAAAAAAAGCGTCGTCTAGAGGATGGGGATGCAGCTCCTGGAGCAGGAGGTATAGTTCGGGAAACCCAAGCTGCTGGGTTAGGCAACTTCCTGCGTAGAACGGCTCGCAGCATTCTTGACATGCCCTGGCAGATTGTGCAG ATTGGAGATAGTAGCCAACCAGGTATCTACCGCTTGTGGGCTGTCATTGGCAGCGACTTGCACTGCATCAAGATCAATATACCACGCGTTTTTTTGGTCAATCAGCGTGTTCCCAAAACAGAGGAGGGAGCTGTATACAGGAAG GTAAATAGGATCCTACCTCGCTCCAATCCAGTGTACCATCTGTATGAATATTCTGTGCCTGAGGACATGTACCAGGAGCATATCAATGAAATCAATGCTGATCTGTCTGCCCCTGACATCGAGGGAGTGTATGAGACTCAG GTCCCTTTACTGTTGCGGGCTGTGATCCAGCTTGGATGTGTGTGTATGGTGAATAGGCAGATGGTTCGGCACTATTCGGGAAGAGAAACTGACACATTTGAGTTGGATTGCTTGGAAATGAAGTCACTGGCCCAGTACAGTTACCTGGAACCAG gaAGTATCAGACATATTTACCTATACCACAATTCTCAAGGGCACAAAGCATTGTTTGGACTGTTTATACCATCACAGAGGAAAGCTGCTGTGTTTGTAGTGGACACG gtacgTAGTAACCAAATGCCAAACCTTGGCAATATGTATACCAGCGAACACACTGCAATGCAAGAGAAGGTCGATCCTGAGCTTTTACCTCCTGAAAAACATGTGTTTGAGGTTCGAGCAGAGACAGACTTAAAGACCGTCTACAGGGCTATCCAGAGATTGCTTTTGGGCTACAAG GATGAGAGACGTGGCCCAACCTTAATTGCAGTACAGTCTAACTGGCCTTTAAAAAGGCTGACAAGTGGAATGCCAGTTCTGGAGGAGTTCCCTCTTGTTCCAGTACGTGTGACGGATGACATAAACTATAATGTCCTAGACTGGCAGCGGCATGGTGCCCGTAGAATGATCCGCCATTATCTTAATTTGGACAGCTGTTTATCACAGGCTTTTGAAATGGCCAG ATATTACCATCTTCCTGTGGGTAATTTGCCTGATGATGTGTCTACATTTGGCTCAGACCTGTTCTTTGCAAGGCATCTTAAACGTCACAATCACCTCCTGTGGCTCTCCCCTGGCCCCCGACCTGACCTTGGGGGCAAAGAAGCAGATGACAACCGGCTAGTTATGGAGTTTGATGAGAGGGCGTCTGTGGAGATCAACAACCCAGGGTGCTACAATACTG TCTGTGTGGAGCTGGATATTCAGAGCCTGGCTGTAAACAGTATCTTGCAGTCACATCACATTAATGACCTAGAAGGCGCCGGCAGTATAGGCATCAGCTTTGATGTGCTGCAGCAGGCATCTCTCGAAGATATGGTTACTGGAAACCAGGCCACTGCTGTTGCTAGCTATGACGAGACAGCTCTTTGCTCAAACACGTTCAG GATATTAAAGAGCATGGTGGTGGGTTGGGTAAAGGAAATTACTCAGTTCCACAATGTCTATGCAGACAATCAAGTTATGCATTTTTATCGATGGCTACGAACTCCATCCTCTCTTCTTTATGACCCTGCTCTTCATAGAACACTCCACAACATGATGAAGAAACTGTTCCTACA GTTGGTTGCTGAATTTAAACGTCTGGGCTCTTCTGTAGTTTATGCCAACTTTAACCGCATTATCCTGTGCACAAAGAAACGCCGGGTAGAAGATGCTATAGCCTATGTTGAATACATTACTCAAAG CATTCACTCTAAGGAGATATTTCATTCTCTCACCATCTCATTTTCACGCTGCTGGGAGTTTTTGCTGTGGATGGACCCTGCTAATTATGGTGGCATTAAAGGCAAACTTCCTTCTAGTGTGCACTATGGAGAG agtaagaaaaagaaaaaatcccaGGATAATGAAGAGGAAGGCAGTGAtgaggaggatgaagaagaagaaactgATGACCACTCAGACAATGAACAGCCAGAGGACCAAGTTGAGGAAAGCTTGGAGAACAGCTGGAATATTGTCCAATATCTGCCTCAAGCAGCCTCATGTCAGAGTTATTTCCTGATGATCATTTCAG cttacaTTGTAGCTGTCTACCATAGCATGCGAGAGGAGATGAGACGAAATGCTCCTGGTAGTACACCAATCAAGCGCAGGCAGAATAGCCAGGTGTCCCAAGAGGTAGTAGGTGAAACTGGTTCCATGCCAG gtttaatCACATTTTCACAGGACTATGTTGCAAATGAGCTGACACAAAACTTATTTACAATTACACAAAAGATACAGAAAAAAGTGACAGGGACACGTCATGTCACTGAGCCATCTGAAATGTTTCCTGTCTTACCTGGATCCCATTTGCCCCTAAACAACCCTGCATTGgagtttataaaatatgtttgtgaG GTTCTTTCTCTGGATTCCAATATAACCAACCAGGTGAACAAGCTAAAAAGAGATCTCTTGCGACTAATTGATGTGGGAGAATTCTCTGAGGATGCACAATTTAAAGATCCCTGTCGCTCATACATCCTTCCAGAGATCATTTGCAGGAACTGCAATTTCTGCCGTGACCTCGACTTGTGCAAAGATCCTTTACTCAGTCAG GATGGATCTGTACTGCCACAGTGGGTCTGTTCAAACTGCCAGGCTGAGTATGACTCTGACTGCATTGAGATGTCACTGGTGGAAGCTCTGCAGAAGAAGATGATGGCTTTCATGCTACAGGATTTG GTGTGCATGAAATGTAATGGAGTAAAAGAAGCCAACATGCCTGTATACTGCATCTGTGCTGGTGATTTTGGCCTTACAATTTCAATCAAG gCTCTCAAGGAACAGGTAGATGCTTTCCACAATATCGCTCAGCATTACCAAATGCAGCATCTTCTGGAGACCATTAACTGGCTGATGCAACAAAACTCTCACCTTTCTAAATGA